The DNA region TCGACAAACGCAACCGCCGCGTGATGCTCAACCACGTCGAAAACTCTTGGATAAAAGGCGTCCTCGAAAAATCATTGCACGGCACAGCATTGTTGGAGTTGGGAATTAAAGAAGACCCAACCGCCATCACTTACCCTTGGGCGATAAAAAAGGAAACGACAAATGAGACTTTGCCAGTAGGGAAAACCATGCTGGAGATTTTCCAAGAGATCGGCGCAGGTCGTTCCCTGCTGATTCTGGGTGCGCCGGGTTCAGGCAAGACGACCATGCTGCTCGAATTGACCCGCCAATTGATTGAACGCGCCCGCGAAGATGCGATCGAACCCATTCCCGTTGTATTTAACCTTGCTTCATGGACGGAAAAACAGACGCTTGCCGACTGGTTGGCAGAACAATTGAATATCGTGTATTACGTTCACAAGAAAACCGGGGCGAGGTGGGTGGGTGAAAACAAGATGCTTTTGCTATTGGACGGCTTGGACGAAGTAAAAGGGGAAAGCCGCCAGAAATGTGTGGAAGCCATCAACCAGTTCAGAAAAGAACATGGGTTAACCTCCCTTGTGGTATGCAGTCGCATCGAAGAATATGCGGCGATTAAAACAAAGTTGTCCTTCGAGGGAGCAATCACCCTGCAACCGCTTACATCAAAGCAGGTCAACGCGTACTTTGACAGATTTGGGAAGAGTCTTGCCGCGGCAAAAGGACTGCTGAGAAAGGATAAAGCCCTGCGAGAATTGGCGGAAACCCCGCTGATGCTCAGCATCATGGTATTGGCATACAAGGATAAGAAGCCTGGCGAATTACCCCTGTCAAACCATATTGCAGATCAGCGCAAATACCTTTTCGATACCTATATCAATCGCATGTTCGAACGCCCGACGCGGACCAAAAATGAGCTTTTTTCAAAAACACAAAGCTTGCATTACCTGAGTTGGCTGGCGCGCAAGATGATACAGCATAATATGATTGTGTATCAGATCGAATCGATGCAACCCTCCTGGCTGGAGGATGAAAAACAAAAACACTTATACAAAAGAGTTGTCAAGTTGATTTTCGGGCTGATTGTCGGGCTGATTGGCGGGCTGATTGGCGGGCTGATTGGTGGGCTGATTGGTGGGCTGATTGGCGGGCTGATTTTCGGGCTGATTTTCGGGCTGATTGTCGGGCTGATTGTCGGGCTGATTCTCGGGCTGATTGCCAGGTCGAAGGGGGAACAACTCGAAGAAGCAACCCAACCTGGTCAACGTCTAAAACAAACTCTAGTTTATGGTCTTTCATTCTCACTATTGAGCGGGTTGATATTTGGTGCATTTGCCGTGTTACGTGACAGATTGATAGGCGGAGCATTTGGTGGATTTAGTTCTGACTTGAATACAATCGACAGGCTGATTTTAGGGCTGATTTGCGGGCTGACTATCGGGATGATTTCCGGGCTTGATCGTTTTATTAATCATTACTTACTGCGATACACTCTAATAAAGAATAATTTTCTGCCTTTGAAGTTGATACCTTTCCTTGAACATGCTCTTGATTTGATCTTCCTGCGTCGTGTAGGCGGGAGTTATATCTTCGTCCATCGGTTGTTGATGGAGCATTTTGCAGAGATGGAAGTGGAAAGCGGGTAAATGAAAAGCTACAAACCGCGTCTGAAAAGATGCGGTTTATTTTTGAAAAAAACTTTGGAGGCAGGAATGAATGTGTTAAAACTCGCCGCCTTTTCCAAGAACGGACAGGGCGGCAATCCGGCTGGCGTGGCGTTTTATGATGAGATGCCTTCCGAATCTGAAATGCTCGCCATCGCGAAGGAAGTCGGCTATTCGGAGACGGCATTTTTGGTAAAGCAGGCGGACGGTTGGCGCGTGCGGTATTTCGCGCCCGAAATGGAAGTCCCTTTTTGCGGTCACGCCACCATCGCGTTGGGAGTGGCGCTCGGCGAACGCTTCGGCGAAGGGACGTATCAACTGCACCTGAACGACAGCCAGATCAGTGTGCGCGCGGAAAAAACAACGGGCGGGATGTCCGCTACGTTGCAGTCACCAGCTACATGGTCGGAAGATGCGCCACAGGAGTATGTGGGCAAGGTTTTGGCGGCGTTCAACCTGACGAAGGAACAGCTTGATCCCCGCTTCCCCGTCCGTTTGGCTGGGGCGGGAGCAAAACATCTGATCATCTTTCTCAAGGAGCGCAAGACCCTGGCGGAGATGTCGTATCCGTTCGAGGAAGTCCGCGCATTGATGGCGGAGCATGGACTGGTCACGATCAGTTTGCTGTGGAATGAATCCGATGACGTGTTCCATTCACGCAATGCTTTTGCATCAGGCGGAGTCTACGAAGATCCCGCCACTGGAGCCGCCGCCGCGGCGCTGGCGGGTTATCTGCGCGATATTGGCTGGAACGGAGCGTCCACGTTTACGATTTTGCAGGGCGAGGATATGAGCGTGCCTTCACGTCTGACGGTCTCATTTACGCCCAAGGCGGGTGAGAGCGTGACTGTCGGCGGCGAAGTGCGGCATATCGAGTAGCATGGAAAAAAGCCGTGACCTGTATACGCATGGCTTGTTTTGTGCAAATGGGGCTTATCGGGCTATAATGATGGAAATCACTCCCGCCCAGAAAGGATGTTAAATTGGCTAAAGTAAATTATCAATACGAGAAACGACAGAAAGAACTGGCTAAGAAACGCAAGAAGGATGAGAAGTTAAGGCTTAAACAGCAGAAAAAGAACAATCAGCAGAGCGGGAACCCGACCAAGGCGCAGGATGAAGCGCAGGTCGAATCATCCACAGAGGAGACCTCGACGGGGGCAACGCCGGCTGAAAAAAACGCTGAGCCCGAAGAGAAATAAATGGCGAGGGAGAGAATAATGCAAACTTTCCTTTGCAGAATTCCATCCTGACCGGCAATGGCGGATGCCATAATTTGAACCGCCTTCGCCAAAGGAGACGCCATGAAAGAAATTTCCATTGATCAGCCCTTCGCCCGCGGACGGACCGCCGACCTCCATGAATGGGAGAACGGAACCGTCCTCAAACTCTTCCATAATTGGTTCAGCCTCGAAGACATCCAATACGAACAAAGGATCGCGCGTGCTGTCCATGCCAGCGAGGTGAAAACGCCCGCGGTGCGTGAAATCGTCCAAACGCACGGACGGAACGGCTTGATCTATGAGCGGGTGGCAGGCATATCCATGCTGGAGATGTTTCAGAAAAAGCCGTGGCAGGTGATTCAATTCGGAAAGATGCTTGCCGAACTCCATGCTCAAATGCATGCCTGCATCTTTGATGCGGATGTTCCCCTGCAGCGCCGTAAATTGCAAAACAAGATCAAGGATGCGAAGGCACTTCCCATCTACCTGAAGCCGAAACTGCTGGACTCGCTCGAATCCCTGCCCGATGGTGACCGGGTCTGTCACGGGGATTTTCACCCCGCCAATGTACTGGTCTCGGAAGATGACTCAACCATCATCGACTGGATCGACGCTTCACGCGGCAACCCGTTGGCTGATGTGGCGCGTACGAGCATTATCACCCTCGGGGCGGCGGCAAGTTCGCAGATACCGAATGCGATGTTGAAAGTGTTCGTGAAAGTATTTCACTCCGCTTATTTGAATCATTACTTCCGCCTGCGCCCCGGCGGCGAGGACGAATACCTGCGCTGGCTCCCTGTTGTGGCGGGTGCGCGGCTGAATGAGAATATCCCCGAAGTGGAGGCATGGCTGGTAAAGGAAGCGGGTAGAATTTGAAGGTGTTGTAGTCAGTGCCGGAATCAAAACCGCCAGAGCAAAATGCTCTGGCGGTTTTCAATTACTCCTCTACCCCAAATGCATCGGCATGATGACATGCAGAAAATCATCGTCGCCAACCGGGCGGACCACGCCGGGCGCATTCGATGCGGAGGTTTCCAGCGCCACGTTCGGCGTACGGATGACCTCCAGCGCCTCACGCAGGAACTTGACGTTGAACGCGATCAACACGCTTCCGCCGTCCACGGTCGCTTCGACGATGGTCTCATTCTTGCCAGTTTCCTCGGATGTGGCGGAAATTTCCACTTCGCTGGGCTGCATCTCACCGTTCGCCTGCTTGATG from Anaerolineales bacterium includes:
- a CDS encoding NACHT domain-containing protein, with the protein product MLKTSAFWKTFAVTYFAQIAGIWGFVEAYTYFEGEALKQLLGTNWWIGYVLPLFVAFSVATFRHVKEESHGESLDKRNRRVMLNHVENSWIKGVLEKSLHGTALLELGIKEDPTAITYPWAIKKETTNETLPVGKTMLEIFQEIGAGRSLLILGAPGSGKTTMLLELTRQLIERAREDAIEPIPVVFNLASWTEKQTLADWLAEQLNIVYYVHKKTGARWVGENKMLLLLDGLDEVKGESRQKCVEAINQFRKEHGLTSLVVCSRIEEYAAIKTKLSFEGAITLQPLTSKQVNAYFDRFGKSLAAAKGLLRKDKALRELAETPLMLSIMVLAYKDKKPGELPLSNHIADQRKYLFDTYINRMFERPTRTKNELFSKTQSLHYLSWLARKMIQHNMIVYQIESMQPSWLEDEKQKHLYKRVVKLIFGLIVGLIGGLIGGLIGGLIGGLIGGLIFGLIFGLIVGLIVGLILGLIARSKGEQLEEATQPGQRLKQTLVYGLSFSLLSGLIFGAFAVLRDRLIGGAFGGFSSDLNTIDRLILGLICGLTIGMISGLDRFINHYLLRYTLIKNNFLPLKLIPFLEHALDLIFLRRVGGSYIFVHRLLMEHFAEMEVESG
- a CDS encoding PhzF family phenazine biosynthesis protein, whose product is MNVLKLAAFSKNGQGGNPAGVAFYDEMPSESEMLAIAKEVGYSETAFLVKQADGWRVRYFAPEMEVPFCGHATIALGVALGERFGEGTYQLHLNDSQISVRAEKTTGGMSATLQSPATWSEDAPQEYVGKVLAAFNLTKEQLDPRFPVRLAGAGAKHLIIFLKERKTLAEMSYPFEEVRALMAEHGLVTISLLWNESDDVFHSRNAFASGGVYEDPATGAAAAALAGYLRDIGWNGASTFTILQGEDMSVPSRLTVSFTPKAGESVTVGGEVRHIE
- a CDS encoding aminoglycoside phosphotransferase family protein, which gives rise to MKEISIDQPFARGRTADLHEWENGTVLKLFHNWFSLEDIQYEQRIARAVHASEVKTPAVREIVQTHGRNGLIYERVAGISMLEMFQKKPWQVIQFGKMLAELHAQMHACIFDADVPLQRRKLQNKIKDAKALPIYLKPKLLDSLESLPDGDRVCHGDFHPANVLVSEDDSTIIDWIDASRGNPLADVARTSIITLGAAASSQIPNAMLKVFVKVFHSAYLNHYFRLRPGGEDEYLRWLPVVAGARLNENIPEVEAWLVKEAGRI